CCAAATTcctgccaaaaaaccccaaaattctgtgaaattccTGTGAAAATCGGCCCAAAAACGGCAAAATTGCgcccaaaaatcaaaattttggaGCTTCTGTGCAACTTCAGCacccccaggtgagccccaaaatcccccgaattcaccccaaaatcactgagcacaaaaaccccaaattcctgccaaaaaccccaaaattctgtgaaattccTGTGAAAATCGGCCCCAAAACGGCAAAATGGTGCCCAAAATGGCCTTTTCGGAGCTTTTGCACGTGCTTCAGCCCCTACTTCCACGTGCTCCGCCAggtgagccccaaaatcccgaattcaccccaaaatcacccacaccaaaaaccccaaattcctgccaaAAACGCGAAATTCCTGTGAAATTCCTGTGAAAAGTCCGGCTTAAAATGGCCCAAAATCACAGTGTCGCGTGCAAAAATTGACTTTTCAGCCCCGACTTTTTGTGTGTCCTGGCGCCAggtgagccccaaaatccccccgaattcaccccaaaatcactgagcacaaaaaccccaaattcctgcgaaaaaaccccaaaattctgtgaaattccTGTGAAAATCGGCCCAAAAAATCGGGCTCAGAATGGCCCAAAAATCGGAAATTTCAGAGTTTTTGTGTGTTCAGCacccccaggtgagccccaaaatcccctgaattcaccccaaaatcactgagcacaaaaaccccaaatttctgggaaaaaaccccaaaattctgtgaaattcctgtgaaaatcggcccaaaaatggcaaaattgcacccaaaaatcaaaattttggaGCTTCTGTGCAACTTCAGCAcccccaggtgagaccccaaaatcccccgaattcaccccaaaatcactgagcacaaaaaccccaaaattcctaaaaaattcccgcaaaaatcccaaaagttcCCACAACAATCGTGCTTAAAATGGCTAAAATTGGTAAAGATCAGCcccaaaaatggagattttggagCTCTTGTGTGTCTTAGTtcctccaggtgagccccaaaatcccccgaattcaccccaaaatcactgagcacaaaaaccccaaattccgGCCAAAAAACCGCGAAATTCCTGTGAAATTCCTGTGAAAGTCCGGCTTAAAATGgcccaaaatcacagaaatcgGCACCAAAACTTGACTTTTCAGAGCTTTTGTGTGTCCTGGTtcctccaggtgagccccaaaatcccccgaattcaccccaaaatcacccacaccgaaaaccccaaattcctgccaaAAAAATGCGAAAAATTCCTGTGAAAATCGGCCCAAAAACGGCAAAATGGTGCCCAAAAATGGCCATTTctgggaaaaacccaaaattctgtgaaattcctgtgagccccaaaaaattcaccccaaaatcaaactgaaaaaaattgccaaaaaccccaaaattctgtgaaaatcaaaacaaaagcgGGAGCTTCTGCACAGCTTCAGCacccccaggtgagccccaaaatcccccgaattcaccccaaaatcactgaGCAcgaaaaccccaaattcctgccaaaaaaccccaaaattcctgtgaAATTCCTGTGAAAATCGGGCTCAGAATGGCCAAAAAATCGACTTTTCGTGCGGAGCTTTTGTGTGTCCTGGTtcccccaggtgagccccaaaatcccccgaattcaccccaaaatcacccacaccaaaaaccccaaattcctgccaaAAAACCCGAAAAATTCCTGTGAAATTCCTGTGAAAGTCCGCTTAAATGGccaaaaaatcaagaaattgagcaccaaaaaatcaaaactttggAGCTTTCTGTGTCCTTCAGCacccccaggtgagccccaaaatcccccgaattcaccccaaaatcactgagcacaaaaaccccaaattcctgccaaaaaaccccaaaattctgtgaaattccTGTGAAAATCGGCCCAAAAACGGCAAAATTGcacccaaaaatcaaaactttggAGCTTCTGCACAGCTTCAGCacccccaggtgagccccaaaatcccccgaattcaccccaaaatcactgagcacgaaaaccccaaaattcctgcgagaaaaccccaaaattctgtgaaaattgAGCTCAAAATGGCTCAAAATCATCAAAATTGCagccaaaaatcaaaattttgcaGCTTCTGCGCAACTTCAGCACCCCCAGGTgaggccccaaaatcccccgaattcaccccaaaatcactgagcacaaaaaccccaaaattcctaaaaaattcccacaaaaatcccaaaaattcccacaaaaatcgTGCTTAAAATGGCTAAAATTGGTAAAGATCAGCCCCAAAAATTGAGATTTTGGAGCTCTTGTGTGTCCTGGTtcctccaggtgagccccaaaatcccccgaattcaccccaaaatcactgagcacaaaaaccccaaattcctgtgaaaaaaaccccaaaattctgtgaaaatcccccaaaaaatggcccaaaacggctccaatttttggaggaattttggggattttgggccattttttggggggattttttggggaccaaaaccccaaattttggggttttgtgctcagtgatttttggggtgaatttggggcaaaatggTGCCCAAAATGGAAGAACCAGGACACCCAGGAGCTCCAAAATTTCGATTTTTGGGGCcgatttttaggatttttaacCAATTTGAAgggaatttttgtgggattttcccaggaaatttgGGGGCCCAAAATGAGGGAATTTgcttttgtgtgtttggttCCCCAGGTGAGgtggatttcaccccaaaattaagatatttctgggaaaaaagggaatttgggaattttggggagaatttgggtgGGGTTTgaggtgaaatttgggaattttcggGGATTTGgacagaatttttggggatttgaggtggaatttggggattttgggatctcagcgtgggaaatttggggaattttggggaattttgggggaatttgggtgggatttgtgggaattcaggaagaatttgggattttgggggtgatttggggaattttaggattttggggtgatttgggcAGAATttgaggtggaattttggggggatttttgggatctgagccggggaaatttggggaattttggggaattttgggggaatttgggtgggaattttgggggtgatttgggcAGAATttgaggtggaattttggggcaaattttgggaTCTGAGccggggaaatttggggaattttggggaaatctGGGCAGAATTTCAGGTGGGattggtgaattttggggaggggattaaatggaatttttttggaatttgggcagaatttgggaattccagaaCAGATTTCAAGTTCCAAAcctgggaaatttgggggaatttttgggaatttgtgaggaatttttgtggaatttgtGAAAACCGGGGAATTTTTCGTTGTTGTTTTTTtaggaaattggggaatttcGAGGGGGAGATTTGGCAGcgaattttgggatttttgggggaattttgggggaatttgggtgggaattttggggaattttggggaattggAAATTGCAGAGCGGATTTCGGGATGTGAActctcaaatttttggggtgaaatttgggaattttcggggattttgacagaattttttgggatttgaggtggaatttggggattttgggatctcagcgtgggaaatttggggaatttttggggattttgggggtgatttgggcaattttaggatttttggcTGATTTGGGCAGAATTTGcggtggaattttggggtaaattttgggaTCTGAGccggggaaatttggggaatttttgggaattttgggggaatttgggtgggaattttggggaattttggggaattggAAATTGCAGAGCGGGTTTCGGGATGTGAACCTGTCAAATgcgggggattttggggtgaaatttgggaattttgggttttttgcaggGGCGAGCAAGGCGCACCTGGAGCcgctggagcaggagctggaggcgGCGCTCAGGAGGGAGCACAAgggggggaaccccaaatttgggccCCCCAAAAAcgtcctggggctgcagctggtcCGCAAACAGAGTGAggaaaacccccccaaaaaaactggGGAAATCCGAAATCGTTCTGggaatttggagatttttggggaattaaaaaaaaggggggggaaatggCATAAAATGGTGGGGAAAAAGCACCAAAAACGGCtcaaaaatcaaccaaaatGAGCCAAAATCAACGAGAAAATAAACCCTGAAACTGTCTCAAAAAGctccaaaaatgccccaaaaatgatccccaaaaatcaacaaaaatgccccaaaaatcaaccaaaatgagccaaaatcaacgagaaaaaaatcccctgaaatgccccaaaaatccaaaatgccccaaaaaatgatccccaaaatcaacaaaaatgccccaaaaatgaaaaatccccagaaatgccccaaaatcaaccaaaaTGAGCCCCAAAAAATGATCCCCAAAACTGTCCCAAAAAGctccaaaaatgccccaaaaatgatccccaaaaatcaacaaaaatgccccaaaaatgatccccaaaaatccccaaaaatgccccaaaaatcaaccaaaatGAGCCAAAATCAATGACAAAATAAACCCTGAAACTGTCCCAAAAAGctccaaaaatgccccaaaaatgatccccaaaaatcaacaaaaatgccctcaaaatcaaccccaaaactgcctccaaaaatttcccaaaactgctcaaaattctccaaaaatcccccaaaaatattctccaaaaatgcccccaaaattcccaaaatgccccaaaaataatccccaaaaatttttgggtcaattttgggggccccaaaaatttcccaattttgaggatttttggggatatttggggggattttgagtttttggatttttggggaattttgggttaattttgagggatttttgggggatattttgggggaattttggggattttgggattttggggggtagttttgggggaatttttgggtcaatttttgagggattttgggtcaattttgagggatttttggggggatattttgggggaattttgggttaattttgaGGGATTTCTGGGGGGtagttttggggaattttgggtcaattttgagggatttttgggtcaattttgagggatttttgggggatatttttggggaattttgggtcagttttgagatattttggggatttttgggtcagttttgagggatttttggggatttttgggtcagttttgagggatttttgggggatatttttggcaattttttggggatatttttggggattttgaggttgattttttggcatttttgggtgattttcgAGGATATTTTTAGGTACTTTGGGTTACTTTTGGAcaattttggggctgttttttgggaaatttttaacatttttgccaaattctgctgcatttcagggcaattttggattttttggggtaacccccccctcccctccccccctccatattttggggtcccgggtggggggggggtccccagacgggtgggggaggggctgagccCCATTTTCCTGCATTCCCTCCGAATCCCTGCAGGTTTTTTGCCCGAtttcggatttttgggggtttttttttggggtgaccTTTTCCTTTCGCCCCCCTCAggtattttggggttccagggggGTCTCCAGAGCCTCTTTGTGCGGGTCGGGGTCTCCCTGCCCCGTTTGGTGCCCCCTGCGCGGcgcctgctggagcaggggctgcgCTTGGGGGCGCTGGGGGTGCAGCCGGCGCCGCCCTACGAGGCCAACATCGACTTCGAGATCCGgtgaggaaaaaccccaaaatcgccccaaaacgCCGCCAAAAATCCCGCCTCAAATGTCCCGAAAttacccccaaaaccctcccaaaatcccgCCGGAAAAATCCCGAAATTAATCCAAAAAAATGCCCCGAAATCCCCCCAGgatcctcccaaaattccacggaaaaatcccaaaattaatCCAAAAAAATGCCCCGAAATCCCCCCAagatcctcccaaaattccactgaaagaatcccccaaaatccccccaagatCCTCCCagaattccaccaaaaaaatcccccaaaatccccccaagatcctcccaaaattccaccaaaaaaatcccgaaattaatcaaaaaaaatcccccaagatcctcccaaaattccacttcaaaaatccctaaattaccccaaaaaaatcccccgAAATCCCCCCAagatcctcccaaaattccacggaaaaaatcccccaaaatccccccaagatcctcccaaaattccacggaaaaatcccccaaaatccccccaagatcctcccaaaattccacggaaaaaatcccgaaattaatcaaaaaaaaatccccccaagatcctcccaaaattccacttcaaaaatccctaaattaccccaaaaaattcccccgAAATCCCCCCAAGATCCTtccaaaatcttcccaaaatacccccaaaaatcctctcaaaatcacccaaaaattccgCCTCAAATGTCCCGAAAttacccccaaaaccctcccaaaatcccacggaaaaaatcccgaaattAATCCAAAAAAATGCCCCGAAATCCCCCCAagatcctcccaaaattccacggaaaaaatcccgaaattaatccaaaaaaatcccccaaaatcccctcaagaTCCTCCCAATATCTCCtcaaaaccctcccaaaattccacttcaaaaatccccaaattaccccaaaaaatcccccgAAATCCCCCAAGatcccttcccaaaattccaccaaaaaaattcccccaaatccccccaagatcctcccaaaattcaacggaaaaaatcccgaaattaatccaaaaaaatcccccgAAATCCCCCCAagatcctcccaaaattccacggaaaaaatcccgaaattaatccaaaaaatcccccgAAATCCCCCCAagatcctcccaaaattccacttcaaatttccccaaatgaccctaaaaatatcccccaaattcccaccaaaatctttccaaaatcttcccaaaatacccccaaaaatcctctcaaaatcacccaaaaatcccgcCTCAAATGTCCctaaattaccccaaaaccctcccaaaatcccactgaaaaaaTCCCGAAATTAATCCAAAAAAATGCCCCGAAATCCCCCCAagatcctcccaaaattccacggaaaaaatcccccaaaatccccccaagatcctcccaaaattccacggaaaaaatccctaaattaccccaaaacccTCTCAAAATTCCACCGGAAACATCCCTaaattacccccaaaaatcccccgaaATCCCCCCAAGatcctcccaaaattctgccTCAAATACCCCTAAAttacccccaaaaccctcccaaaattccacttcaaaaatccctaaattaccccaaaaaatccccagaaatcccccaaGGTCCTTCTaaaatctcctcaaaatcctcccaaaattccaccttaaaaatccctaaagtaccccaaaaatttccaaaaaatcccccaaatccccaaaaattcccccccaaaatcctcccaagaTCCTCTCAAAATTccacctcaaaaatccccaaattacccccaaaaatccccaaatcctcccaaaatctccccaaaatcctcccaaaaattccaccacaAACTACCCAGAaaacatcccccaaatccccccaaaatccccccaaaaccctctccaaattccaccccaaaaatccctaaattacccccaaaaatctccccaaatcccaccaaaatccccccaaaatcccccaaatcttcccaaatttttcctccaatccctcccagacccccccttgaaacccccaaaattcctcctcaaaacccccccagacccccaaattttttcctcaaatcccccaaatttcctcaaatcccccaaatttccccccaaacccccaaatttccccccaaaccccccaaaatccctccccaaaccccccaaatccctccccaaaccccaaatttccccccaaaccccccaaatccctccccaaacccccaaatccctccccaaacccccaaatttccccccccaaacccccaaatccctccccaaacccccaaatttccccccaaacccccaaatccctccccaaacccccaaatttccccccaaaccccccaaatccctccccaaacccccaaatttcccccaaaccctggggaaaaaatccctccccaaaccccccaaatttccccccaaacccccaaatccctccctgggaccccccaaaatccctccccaaaccccccaaatttccccaaaaatcctccccaaacccccaaatttcccccaaacccccaaaatccctccccaaacccccaaatttcccccaaacccccaaaatccctccccaaacccttcctgaACCCCcagatttttaaggaaaaccccaaattttcctttggCAGGTTCATGGCTGACTCGGGCCTGGTCGGCTGCTGCTGGGTGGAGCTGCCCCCGGGGGGGTTCCAATGGAGGGGGGacccccagaactgccccccGGATTCACCCCAGAACGTGAATTGGGCCCAAAAGGCCCCGAATTGGGCCCAAAAGGCCCCGAATTGGGCGCAGGAGccccccggggaccccccgaaatccaccctgtgccagctggaggCCGACGCCGCCTGGTGGGGGCTCCGGGGCCACCCCCCCGAGGGcgcctggctggggctgcccccgcTGCGGGTGCTGAGCCTGGACATCGAGTGTGCCGGGAGAAAGGGTAATGgggaaactgggatggactgggataaactggggtaaactgggatggactggggtaactgggatggaggtccctggctggggctgcccccgcTGCGGGTGCTGAGCCTGGACATCGAGTGCGCTGGCAGGAAAGgtaaactgggataaactgggggaaactggggtaaactgggatggactggggtaactgggatggactggggtaAACTGGTGCTGGGAATAAACTGGGGGTAACTGGGATGGGgggcctggctggggctgcccccgcTGCGGGTGCTGAGCCTGGACATCGAGTGTGCGGGCAGGAAAGGTaatggggaaactggggaaactgggatggactgggatgcactgggggaaactgggagggactgggggcactgggagggactgggaggggttaaaAGGGGGATTGGaacaaactgggatggactgagagggactgggagctctggaagggactgggataaactgggataaatTGGGAGGGGattggagcaaactgggagccactgggagggactgggagcactggaagGGGTTCaagggggactgggaggggattaGGAGGGGGTAaaagggaactgggatggactgggaagagatctggggcagttttggggtttttacgGTCTTTTTTGGGGTCCAGCGCTGGATTTTGGGCGCTGCCTTTCCAGCTGCAGTTGCACTTTTTGGTCACCAGGGGTCGCTGCAGGATGAGcatttggggccattttaggggtttttaggGCCGTTTTgcggattttttggggggttttggacTCGATTTTGGGCTCTTGGactcagttttggggtttttagctCAATTTTGAGCGGTTTCAGTTCAATTTTAGGCCGTGTCTTCAGAGCTGCAGTTCCGCTTTTCAGCCACCAGGGGTCGCTACAGCGAAGCAATGTCATCgattttggggcggtttttggggttttcggggtcgggttttggggtttttttgggcgCCGGAGCcggttttggggtgactttttgcatttttggggtgccaggggtgTTCCCGGAGCCGCAGCAGGACCCGGTGATCGCCATCGCGGCCGTGGCGCTGCGGCAGGGGGCGCGCGAGCCCTTCCTGAGGGTGGTGTTCACCCTGCTCAGCTGCGCCCCCCTGTGGGGAGCCACCGTCAGGAGCTTCGACTGCGAGaaggacctgctgcaggtggggctttggggtgaaaaaacggggattttggggtttttaaaaatttgaggGTGTTTGGGAGTGGTTTGGCTgagatttgggggagtttggggggattttgagggaagTTTGGGGGTTCTCAGGGGTGGCTTTGCAGCCACCGTCAGGAGCTTCGACAGCGAGAAaaggacctgctgcaggtggggttttggggtgaaaacccgggggggtttttgggaatttggggagtccaggaagggtttggggggattttgggagggtttggggcagtttggggcagttttgagAGGGTTTCAGGGGTGGTTTTGGAGGCACCGTCAGGAGCTTTGACTGCTTTTGTGaaggacctgctgcaggtggggtttgggggtgaaaaacaggggattttggggttttgggaatttggggagtccaggaagggtttggggggattttgggagggtttggggcagttttgagggggttttgggtgtGGTTTTGGAGGCACCGTCAGGAGCTTCGACTGCGAGaaggacctgctgcaggtggggctttggggtgaaaaaaacaggattttggggtttttgggaatttgggggagtccaggaagggtttgggggattttgggaggtttggggcagtttggggcagttttgagagggtttggggggtggtTTTGGAGGCACCGTCAGGAGCTTCGACAGCGAGaaggacctgctgcaggtggggttttggggtgaaaaacggggattttggggtttttaaaaatttgaggGTGTTTGGGAGTGGTTTggctg
This portion of the Camarhynchus parvulus unplaced genomic scaffold, STF_HiC, whole genome shotgun sequence genome encodes:
- the LOC115917178 gene encoding DNA polymerase delta catalytic subunit-like, which translates into the protein ASKAHLEPLEQELEAALRREHKGGNPKFGPPKNVLGLQLVRKQSILGFQGGLQSLFVRVGVSLPRLVPPARRLLEQGLRLGALGVQPAPPYEANIDFEIRFMADSGLVGCCWVELPPGGFQWRGDPQNCPPDSPQNVNWAQKAPNWAQKAPNWAQEPPGDPPKSTLCQLEADAAWWGLRGHPPEGAWLGLPPLRVLSLDIECAGRKGVFPEPQQDPVIAIAAVALRQGAREPFLRVVFTLLSCAPLWGATVRSFDCEKDLLQ